One region of Nycticebus coucang isolate mNycCou1 chromosome 10, mNycCou1.pri, whole genome shotgun sequence genomic DNA includes:
- the LOC128596450 gene encoding dapper homolog 3-like, translated as MQAGGSAADPGSRAGPRLCRAGSAGSPRARRGSGRTRSPREEKRGRTGGKGGGQARRLPGREGKSGRKEQRGGAAEGAGGAGTSVSPPPPRPDARSRAEPLLPAGAGASPPPKALGKPRAAPSVRTTWTAGPGAVPRALQGARGRVPPSPPDHRFPASRWAHRPGCARGAGRLAGREQEPWRRHVLAEPRAAARNSAARAWLSRRKMGSGLCTTFPEEQAALLRRAVPIALERLFLQGQDLGGSSSEGRYLQLWPKPSEEVSFSSHTEVTEPHLFPSLLFHQRREVMRAPRRFRKEKVLYQELQHPKVQGSQA; from the exons ATGCAGGCCGGAGGGAGTGCGGCCGACCCGGGGTCCCGGGCAGGGCCGAGGCTGTGCCGGGCCGGCTCTGCGGGCAGCCCCCGGGCCCGCCGAGGGTCGGGCCGCACTCGCTCCCCGCGGGAGGAGAAGCGCGGGAGGACTGGAGGGAAAGGAGGCG GCCAAGCCCGGCGCCTTCCCGGCCGGGAAGGGAAGAGCGGGCGcaaggagcagagaggaggggcaGCGGAAGGGGCTGGAGGAGCCGGGACCTCGGTCTCCCCACCCCCGCCACGGCCGGACGCCCGGAGTCGGGCGGAGCCGCTTCTCCCGGCCGGAGCCGGGGCTTCGCCGCCGCCAAAAGCGCTGGGAAAACCGAGGGCGGCCCCGAGTGTGCGGACGACGTGGACGGCCGGGCCTGGCGCGGTGCCCCGGGCGCTCCAAGGCGCGCGGGGCCGGGTGCCGCCCTCCCCGCCAGACCACCGCTTCCCGGCCTCACGGTGGGCGCACAGGCCGGGGTGCGCTCGGGGAGCCGGGCGGCTCGCGGGGCGCGAGCAGGAGCCGTGGAGGCGCCACGTTCTCGCCGAGCCTCGCGCGGCTGCTCGTAACTCTGCAGCCAGGGCTTGGCTCTCCAGGCGCAAGATGGGGAGTGGCCTTTGCACAACTTTTCCTGAGGAGCAGGCTGCCCTACTCCGTAGGGCCGTCCCCATCGCCCTAGAGCGCCTGTTCCTCCAAGGTCAAG ATCTGGGAGGAAGTAGCAGCGAAGGGCGTTACCTGCAGCTGTGGCCCAAACCGTCCGAGGAGGTTTCCTTCTCCTCCCACACGGAGGTAACGGAGCCTCACCTATTTCCAAGCCTACTTTTCCACCAAAGACGGGAAGTAATGAGGGCACCCAGGAGATTCCGGAAAGAGAAAGTGCTC tatcaGGAACTACAGCATCCCAAAGTGCAGGGATCACAGGCCTGA